The Erigeron canadensis isolate Cc75 chromosome 1, C_canadensis_v1, whole genome shotgun sequence genome segment ATATCTCTTATCTCTTGAGAATATATCAGGATACTACCATGTTCACAAACCAATTCATGTTTCTCTTAGACCCAGATGAAATTCACACtcgaaaaaatatatatagatatatcatgTGGTTAACGTGTATCCCGGGCATACTTGATTACGCCCCTGACACTACTTACATGTGGGTTctttaattattgtattattattaatttaaaatctttcaaatcttttTGAACGAAAAATTAAATTCAGTAGCATGCTTCTTCATAAACCTAATTTCTATTTTAGAGAAAACTCATGCTAGGTACTTATATGTGTCTCCATTCCtgtaaacattttatttatactagGATTTAAACTAAAACCTTTCGATCTTATCCTCTACCATATACCAATCCTTTGTAGCTAAAACAGCTGGTTATGATTACTATTAATTATTAGGTTGTGTATCACAATCCTAGGTGGGAAAGGATTGTAGTTGAAACGGTGCTAACTTTAGTTCCATATTTGGAGACCGTTTGGACGATGTATTCATTGCAAGCACAAAATTTTAAGTCAGAAGTCGGCATACtctaatttcaaaaactttgacGTCTATTGTTATGGTAACTTAAGATTGATTCTTCACTTTTGGGTAAGTTAGAGCTAGAAGAAACATGCATGATGCATGTATATTCTAACTTCTAACTTTAGGAATATTTATGTATTCATTTCTTATTTTATTCATGATGTACCAGGTTatctaattatctatactatttattaaaaaaaatacccccatgttgaaagttacatgggggaaaatgtctaaaatactcttccatgtaatattttcatctaccacccttaagatatgtaatatttttacttagcactaaaatatttttacttacactaccccttaacattaatgattacgttatactatcaattctttattttttaaaatatctccattaataatctacatcaatCGACGTCTCATCTACCACAAATAGTCCCAtctaccaccacatcgtcgccgccacgattaccgccgcattgtgcgggtaacgtgctagtattaTTAAAAGAAACCCTACGATAACAAAATCCagtagtaaattttttttttttgggtttagtTACTAAATGATCAATGTACTTTTactcatttacatggttgtccattgaactaaattattaatatatatcacccatatacttttttaaattttacatgGTTCACCAATCGGTGACTTGTTAACAAGTTAAAtgctttttctatttaattatattaaaaaaatatcatcatCACCATGATCATCTACATCATCTCCAGATTTCTCTCATCTCATCCTTTTTCTTCAACCTGCAGAAGAACTAAAGAACACAAACCCAAAAATCTTTTTCTTCAACCACTAGTTAATTCCAAACTAAATACAACAACAATGATTGTTCGATCTTCTCCCATTTGATAACTTGAAAATAACAAATACGACAGGACACCAAGTTGTAAACAAATACTATCATTTTCTAACCAATATATCTTTTTGACACATTCAACAATTATAGTCAAAAAGATAATATGAAAAGTCAGTCAATAACAAAATGTTTCTCAAAAAGTGATACTTTATTTTTCAGCTTATCACAAAGTTCAGTCAATTGAGTGATGAACTACCAGATcctattaaattattaatcatAGAATATGCCATGGTAAAGATGGGTTGTTGAAGTAATTAGAACTTGACATCGCCAAAGTCACAAGGTTCACGGTTGATGATTCAACCAAATAAGACCCGACATATCCAATATCAAACATCCAAATCGGAATATCACCAGATCCTATTACTTATTCAAATCAATTGAAAAACACAATAAAATCCAGATATTACCAGATCCGACCATGAATCAAGTTGAAATTGgcgaagtggtggtggtggtgcgaCGGTGATGGACTGATGGGGAGATCTGACTATGGTTGTTGCGATGggtaagtatatatgtatatgtaagaTCTCTCTTGATTTAGAGGATGGGAAAATGATTATGAATagataaatttatatgtatatgtaagtatatgtgtagtatgatgatgatgatttttgaaattaaatctaatttaattaaatagattAAACATATAACCTGTTATTATAGGTCATTAGGTCACTAATTAATCAACCAtgtaaaatttagaaaaatatgTTGGTAACATATATTGATAATTCAGTTTaatggtcaaccatgtaaataagcaaaagtacattagtcatctAGTGacttaacctttttttttaaaaaagtataagTCGTTCTATATATTCACCCTACAATAACAAAATCCAGtagtaattaaaaataaacaaagttgaatatgtataataacaaaACTTACCGTAAAGATTAATACACACTATATAGATTAGAAAGTTAAATTCAAGAGTTACGTTGTAATATGTAGTCGATAAGTAGTAACATAGTTTTCAATTATGTTACATCAATCGGAAACGAGTCATTTATGAGAGTTGTATGTATAGGCGTTAATTTTATTttgcaaaattatatatataatatatcttcaTGTGTTTTGAGTACGTTGATTGTTTAATGAACAGATTTTAGTCTTATATAATGTTGGTGAAAATGAATTCTGGCCaaaagatgaaaaacaaaagttgtgtGAATTAAATTCTGCACACTTTTAACTCTTCATATTTTCACACATAAAAGcgtagaaaatttttaaatttgttcacgctaactaaaaATGTGGATAAatgcaatattatttgtagtacaaTTTTCTCTTCGGATGTAGAATTTACAGATTTTAAATGGGAGCTAAAGTTTGATATAAATGAAGAATATATTATGATGTCgacaataatttataacaaaaaaaatatatatctcttaAATTTATTGGTGTAACAGATATTTTGGCAATTTGGCATACAAGTTACAAGTCACACGACTCTCTCAAGGTTGAGAAACGGAGAACGTTTTGGCAATTTGGCATACGTGTATAGCGTATCTGGATTGCATTTACACTTggaaaaaaatcatgtttaatTCATCTAACTAATTAATCTtctttctataattaatttactttttttttttttggaataatTGTAGCTAGCTAGGATATGGTTATAATTTGTTGATCGGTAAATAATTCTAAGTAGGCTTTAGGTTCGATTTTCACTGATttctagtaatatatatatatatatatatgatatactagctaatcaacccgggtaaTAAAAATACCTATTACGTTAATAAAAGGGcatttcataatattatataaaagaattaaaaaaaattctttgtttcaaataaaagattaaaaatttaaataagtaTTATGTGCGGTTGAAAGCTTAATGATATACAAAAATgagagaaaatttttttttttaaatatgacatcataaataaaataaaaatatttttaaaaattatgtgcttttaacacataataatatttctaaaaatacatctaaaaaataatccttctttattatatataaagattaatattaattttgcaaaaaacatatatatatatatatatataaagaatataaAGATTGGGTTTGGTATATAAACTTATGACCaacaactttatataattattaagaatataaataaatacctCGTAAGAATGACAAGATATTCTCATATAGAGTAGTATATGGAATTAATTCCATGTTATTTATAGGAAATGGTTGACCAAGTACATCAACATACCAAAGTAAACGTTGAATTTTGCTTCCAAGTTGACATACATATATTGCCAAAATTTTAAATCAAAGTCTACGGCTTACTTGGATGGTATCAGTTGGCATGGTGTATAGCTTAAACCTTCGGTCTATATATACTTTACTATCATAATGCATCAGTAATCTTCATCACAGGCCAGCTTCATTCTTCATATACAGCTCAAtccatagtatatatatatttacgacATACACcgttcatatatataaattaaaatggaGAGCAAAGTAGTGGGATACTGTGCAGTTGCGGCGATCCTTGGAATTATAGCTGCAGCAACAGGTTTTGCAGCCGAGGCCACCAAGGTTAAGGtaattaataatcaaaatccaaaatacATGCAATATAATGACCATGTACATGCATATATAATGTGTATCATAATGTATTCATGCGCGCAGGCTTCTGAAGTTTATATCGTGTTCGATGTGTGTGTTTATCCAAGCAGTCCGGCTCTTGCACTTGGAATCGTATCGGCTGTGTTCACAATCATTACACGAATTTACATAAGTGTTTCGTTTGGTGGATCTGGTTGTTGTCGTTCTGATCCTAACTCCACCCCTATTTCCAAACTTCTTTTCGTATTATCATGGTACGTACGTATGTACCACATTAATTTCGATCctgtttttaattattagtaCAGTACGATTAATTATTCTAATCATTACAGTTTATTTCATCACTAATGTATTATATAATGTCAAAATTTTCAGGGTAGCTTCAGTTGTGGGAGTGGCGCTATTGTTTACGGCCGCAGGACTAAATAATAGACAAGGTGGACAGGTTAATACATATGGTTATATCTTCTGTTATGTTGTGAAGCCCGGAATCTTTGCAGCAGGAGCTATTTTAGCTCTTTTGAGTGCAGTTTTCGGGATTGCTGCTTATATAACCTTAACGCCGCCGCCACAAACCACCACAAACAACCCGGTTGCGTACCCCATGGGTGCTATGAATGTTGACCCGGAGAAAAATCCAGTCCCATTCCCTCCTCCTCAACAATATCCTCCTCAACAATACCCTCCACAACAACATTAATTAAAATGGAGAACATGATCGAATGCATGGTTCAAACAAGGgaattatacatttataatttcttgtttgtttttttgttgtacgtgttgttttttatttcaatcTTCAATTCGTCATATTGTCGAATCGTATATgttattaatttgtatatttgaGTTCCCTATAAGTTTGAATTTTCGATTGAGTTATAGTTTTATCATTTTCACTAATCTAAGTCCAAACATGGTAGACATATAAGACATAATTACTTGATCAACACAAGATTTAACTAAAGCAATTAAGCTTAAGATGATTATTTGCAACTTAATTAGTAGTAAAATTTGTGCTTAATTATATACGTAATACACTGTAGTAAAGAGTTAAACGGATATTGTATCACCGTTGCAAACCGCGTATtcttataattttcattttatgttttcttaattaaattatttgatTCTTTACAATACCAATCCAATGTTTGATCAAACATTTTTAAAGGTGAGTAATTGAACACCTTATAATCACACATTCATATCCAAAAATTAAAACTACTACTACAAAAATTTGACTTATAAACCTACAGATGACAGACATATTTCATACGTAATTAGTCGTAAAATATAAATGCATTATATTGCTAGACAtacttaattagttaatttctTCGATGAATGATAAATCATATGTATATACGAGTACATTTTTAACGTCAGTTAAAGTTATGT includes the following:
- the LOC122585877 gene encoding uncharacterized protein LOC122585877 produces the protein MESKVVGYCAVAAILGIIAAATGFAAEATKVKASEVYIVFDVCVYPSSPALALGIVSAVFTIITRIYISVSFGGSGCCRSDPNSTPISKLLFVLSWVASVVGVALLFTAAGLNNRQGGQVNTYGYIFCYVVKPGIFAAGAILALLSAVFGIAAYITLTPPPQTTTNNPVAYPMGAMNVDPEKNPVPFPPPQQYPPQQYPPQQH